The nucleotide window CTTTAATCAGTTCACTATATTTTTTCGCCTGTCCTAGATCGCTCATTACATTTTTAATATGTTTTTTTGCCTCTATAACACCTACTAGTAATTCTCCGCAAAACAATGCATAATCTGCCCATTTATTATCGCATTTCCATTCTGCAATTGCCATTTGTTTACCTTTCTGTGGTAATGTTTTGTGTGTTTTATAATTTATTGTTTTCGTATCACACTCCCAACCAGCATCGCGTAATTGTTTGTCTATACGATCTCTTGTTTCAGATTCATTTTCTTCAGTTTTTTTAACTAATCGTTTACCTCTTTCTTTTCTTTCTTCTTTTTGCTCTGCTGTTGAGGCTTTGAAATAAATTGCTTTTGCTTTTAAAGCTGCTAATTCTTCTTTAGTACTTTCAAGTTCTTCTTTTATTTTATTTAAAACTTCTTTAGGTGTTGATACTTTAGAAGGTGTTATAAACGCTGCATTAACATCTTCCTCTTCATACAATTCATAAAACCAGACACCTAAATTGAAAGCTTGACGCAGCATAAAACGAGCTTCTGCCCCAGAAGCTTCTCCTGTATGAGAGCCTTTGTTACCACTTTTACGTAACTTATGCAGAATGTCTTTTATTTCTTGAGGAACAATACTCGAAGTATCTAAAGCTTTTAATCTTTCAAATTGGCTATAATTTTGAAAATCACTAAACCCCTCAAACTCTCCAAGCATTAGAGTAACTTGTTCTGAAAATATTCTCAGCTTAGTTAAAGTTGTACTTGGGTCTTCGTACGTATTTTTTTCAGCAAGTATACCTAAACGATAAAGTGCTGGATATTCTTTTTCTAAAAATGTAAAGTTTGATATAAACATAGGGTTATTCTTGCAATTTTTTTTAATACTGAAATTACAAAAAACATTTGTTTTAATACTAAATGATGCTTTTTAATTTAAATTGGTAACCAACAAACTCCTTGCTTTTTTCCAAAAAACAAAATGGCTCTATCGTAAATTAACCTAGTTTGAATCCTTTAACTAAGTTTTTAATAATAACTGAAAGCTATTTTCTTCTACTTCTTTAGTACTCTTTACTAGACCTTTTTCATTAAAAGAAATATTGGTTTTAGATTTTACCCTAAACTGCGGGTAATGTTTAGTGATTGATAAAGTATTGCTTTGTTCAGAGTCATTTACTTCAAATGTTTTTTCATCATTTGTTAAACTTCTTCTAACTCTCCCTTTTAAGTTAGATGGGTTTTCTTTTAAATTTCTTGATAATCTAATCTTTTGAACTTCTTCAAATATCAACTTGAAGTGTACAAAATTATCAATAGCCTTCAAATTTATTAATGCCTGATAGGTTTGTTCTGTTTCAGGATATTTTGCCATCGTTTATTCTTTTAAATTGTTGAACTTCTCTTTCATTGTTGGGTTGTTATAGATTAACTTTTTGATGGTTAAATCCTCTGCCTTATTATTCGCTAAACGCAAATTATTTTCTGAAGATAATAAGGCTGCTTTAGTTTTTTCTAAATGACTTATCGTTTTGTCAATTTCTGATATCGCAGTCATAAACTTACGACTGGCTAAATCATAATTACGAGCAAAACCGGTTTTAAATTCCTCTATTTTATCTTCAAAATTGGTGATGTCCACATTTTGATTACGCATGATGTTTAACTCTTGTTTATACTGTAACGATTTCATTCCGGAATTTCTTAACAAGGTGATAATTTGTATAAAAAATTGCGGACGTACTACATACATTTTAGGGTATCTATAAGATACATCTACTATACCTGTATTGTAATAATCACTATCTGCCTCTAGCATAGACACTAACACTGCATATTCACAACCTTTAGCTTTTCTATCTTTATCTAGTTTGGCAAAGAAATCTTCGTTTTTCTTTTTAGTAGCGGTTTCATCATTTTGGTTTTTCATTTCGAACATGATAGAAACAATTTCATTACCCTGTTCATCTTCTTCTTTAAAAATATAATCTCCTTTTGTACCCCCAGAAGCATCATTGTCCTTTTCGAAATATGCATTCTGGAAACCTGTAGCTCTTAATTGATTGAAACTATTTTCACAATGTTGCTCTAGATTTTCACCCAACATTTTGGTTGATTGTTTTTGTTTAAAGTCTTTAAGGCGTTGGATTTCATCATCTTTCAATTGCAGCTCTTTAGCTATATGATCTTTTTCTAGACGAAATTCCTCTTTTAAGGATTTCTCCAGATTCACTTTTTCAGCTTCTTTAAGCTTGATGTCGTTTTCTAATTGATTTTTTTCTTTTTCAATAGAATTTACAGCAGTTTGTAGCGCTATTTTTTTTTCATTTTCGGCTTGTTGTAACTTAGATTGTAATTGAGAAATTTCTATATCTTTCTTAGAAACTTCTTCAATTAAAGCCGATTTACTTTTTAATTCTAACTCTTGAATCTTTTTGTCTTTATTATCTATCTGTTTTTGCATTATATTTCTTAATCGCTCTTCTGCAAGCTCAATAGCTGATTTTTTATCTTTTTCAGCATTATCTAAATGAGTATTCAGCTCTTCTTGGAATTGCTGGTCGCGTACTTGATTCACAATGTTATTATAAACAGCATCGTCTACTTTAAAAACTTCTTTACAATTTGGGCATTTTACATGATTGTCTTTCATAACTATTTCTTTAATGATTATGCTACAAATTTAAGGTTGAGGTGTGCAGGGTTTTTGCATAGTTAGAGTTTGATTATGTTTTGAGCCTTTGCTGAATCAGTAACAGTGAATTTTATCGGATCACCTACACTAAGATTATTACTGGTTACATCTCCATGGTAAACACTAACTCTTTTTCCATTTTCTAAAATTACTGTTCCCCATTTAGATTCAGATATATTTGTTATAGCAGCAATTTCAAATTTATTACCATATTGATCTTCATCAATATCTTGCCAGTAAGACTTATTTATAGCAATATCATTATTAGCTTTACTATACTTATCAAACCATATAATAGCATCCATTAATTGAAGAGCCAAGGAATAAAGCAAATATGGCGTATTTATGTCTTTACGATATGCCTGAATATGTATATTCTCAGTTGTATCAACTACTGAAGTATGAGATGCCGCTCCTGTAGTATGAATTATATTTTCAATATTATTTGATATCAATTTAGGAAAATGAGTAACAGAACAACTTATCTTAAGGTGTTTAGTGTCATATCCTGAAAGAAATCGATATGACTCAGTTAAATTAACTTGATTACCATTGATTTGTACGCATTTGTCATGCAATAATCCACAAGCATTTGCCATTCTGAACATAGTTTCCAATATAATTCTTAATTGGGTAAAGTATAATTCATCATCAAATTGATTATTTAAACCTTTAAGACCTTTAAATATTGAAATAAATGTGTTTCTAGCTGTATCTGGGTAGTTTTTTAAAACTTCAAATAATAATTGATTTTCATGTTTTATTTGAAGGTCTAATTGTAAATCTGCTTCTTCTTTTATGTTTTTTAAAAGCTCTTTTACATCATCTGCATTTTTTTTATTGTAACATTTAAGATTATTAGCCTCTAAAATATCATTTTCTTTTTCTGTAAAAGTGGGCTGACCAGATAAAACAAAATATGGAAAAGCTTTTTTACTTTTTAATTCGTTAATTTTAGCGATTGAAGCTCCTAAGCCCTTATTGTTAACCGTTTCAGAGTTTTCATTCTCTAAAAATAAAGCATCTAATAAGATAGCATCATAATGATTAAGATTATCATTTAAATTTGCAAAACCTTCTTTAAAATTACTAAATCCGTGTAGAATTATATCAATAGTTTCTGCTTGGATTATAAAAGGCTCCATTTCCGGGTGATCGTGCTCATCGTCAATCCAAAGTATATTATATGTCTTACTCATTATAGTATTGGTATTATAAATGAAACTGTAGTACTGTATTCTGAGTCTTCTTTGTTAGAAACAATATTTAAAGCATTTTTACCTTCGTTATGTGCTTTTAATATTTCATTGACTTCATAACCTCCTAACCCTCTATTACGTGTTTTACCAGCTGAAAAATTCTTTCGAGAATAATCTTTTAAAGTAAAGTCTTTAGGGAAAGAGTTTCCTGTATTTGATATTTTAACTTCTACATAAGATTTCTTAACATCAATATCATAATTAAAATAAGAAGCTACCTCCTCGTTGTTTGTGAATGGTAAAATCTCAATAACAATTTTATTGGATTTCTCTTTATTTGTAAATGCATGTATTTTGGCATTATCTAATAAATTAACCAAAGCAATTCTTAACTTTTGAGGATTTCCTTTAATTAACACTTGATTATCCATTAACTCCTTAATATCCTCATGAATATCTAGTTTCAAACTAATATTATTGTTTAAGCTTTTCTTTTCATCTTTTACAAATTCTGATAAGAATTTAAGAAAATGAAGTTCACTTAGTTCAAAATTTGAAACACTTACCAATGAAGTGTTTTTATCAGCTAGTTCCTGTATATATTTAACGTTTTTAGTGATGGAATCGAAAGCATCAACTAATGTAAATTGTCTTTTTTGACTAATTAAATAACTCTTCCAATTTGGATCTAAATTAGACAATGCATTTTGAATTATTTCAATTGACGAACCTATGCTAAGTAAAGGTTTACCTAATATATGACTTAAAGACGTAGAGCTTTCAGTTTCCTCCTTGTGAATACCACTGAGTATATTTTCTTTTTCAGTCTCTATTTTCCTCAGTCTTTTTGTAAGCTCAATGATTCCGCTAACTTTAGCCCTTTGCTCTTGTATAGAAGGCAATTGGAACTTGATATTTTCTAAATCTTTTTTTCTTAGCATTGGTTGCACAGAACCCACTCTATAGCTATTTAATTGTTTTAGTACATAATCTGCAGAAAATTCATTTATTAAAAATGTTGGGTTAACAATATTTTCATTTAGCCTCAATGCGACTATAGCTTGAGATATGACTATTGGCTCTCCAGTATACTTAAAAAACGTAGGTTTTAACGTGTTCCACCTTGTTGCGATCAATAAACAAGATTCATCGATAACCCTAAATGCTCCTCTATTTATAAGGGTATTTTCTAATTCTTCAGTAGTCAATACACTATCAAAAACATCACCCTTAAGGTTTCGAATTTGGACTTGTTTCATGTGTTCATTGATTGGCGCTCTTAAACCTCTTATAATCGATGAAAAATCGGAAATTTTTGTTCCTTGAATATCTTTTAAAAAATACCTCCCAACAGATAAATCAAAATCATTATTATAGATCTCTTCAACGTTAATGTATCTCAAGAATTCATTTTCTGTATCTTGATTGATTAACTCTATAAGCTTAAAATCATTTAATCTTTTACTTCTTGGCCCATCTTTAGTAAAAAAACTAGAGGCATCTATAAATTTAATATATCCTGGTCGTGAAGAAATAGTTTTAAATATTAAAATACAAATAGGAATACTTGTATTTGAAAGTAAACCAGAAGGTAATGTAATTATGGTATCAATAAGATTATTATCTATTAAGGATCTTTTTAATTTTGCTAAACGACCACCACTAAAAAGAAAAGATAGCGAAAATACAGTAATAAGTTTTCCGTTATTGCTTAGGGAACGGATTCCTTTATCGACTAAAAAACTTTCAACATCCCGATAGTTATTGTCAATTAAATTCGAGTATAAGGGTCTTTGAAGACGCATTTTGAATGGTGGTGTAGCTACAATAAGATCGAATTTTTGAAATTCATTCCAGTTTTTTATTGAATTATCTAACTCGTAACTGAAACTACAGCCTTTACTATGAGCCTTAAGTCTTAACTGTCCAATTGCCCATGTAGATGTATTTATTTCTTGACCATGATATTCTTGATCATCTTTTAAATAAATACTAAAAGAAGCCAAACCAGCAAAAGGATTATAAACTTTAGCATTACTATCTAGGTTAGCTAATTCAATGATTAGCCTACTTATTTCTTTTGGCTGTATGGATTCTCCGGACCTTTTCCCTTGATAATCAATGAATTTTTGAAGCAAATGTTCAAAAACTTCTGAAAAATTATTTTTTAATTGATATTTATCGATTTGATAAAAACACTGAACAACTTCAGCAAATGCATTAGGATGAATACTCTTTAAATTATCGGAATAAACATTAAGAATTTTATTATAAAATGAATCATGTTTAAGTGCCTGAAAAAACTCTTCAACCCAATTAGAATCATTTATGTATTGAATACGCGGAAAAGCATCATCTTTATAGGCGGAAAGAAGGAATAAAACAAGTTTAGTTGAATCAACCGCTGCCGACTGATAAAGTAAATCAGCACATCTCCAAACTTGATTAGAAATTCTTTCAACAACATCTATATTTATATAATTATCTTCTCTCATAAACTTCTCTAAATAGAATTATGCAAATTAACCGCTTTAATATGCAAAATAATCGCATAGTTTTTATTCTTTGTAAAAACTATCCATTGTCTTGGAATGTTCCTTAAGTTTTAACTTTAATTCTTCAGGTTGTATGACCTCAACATCCTGACCATATGATAAAATTTGCTGAATCAATTCGGGATTAATAATAGCCATAAACCAAACTTGATCTTGTTTATCTTCTTCAAAAAATTCATCGAAATCTGGAATAAAAGGTTTTGTTTTAAAGTAGTCTTCACGTCCATGGTAAAACTTTAAAACTACTTTTTCTACTTCTACAGAAGTTCTTCTCACCCCTACCATTGTTCTGAAAAAAGCATCCCAATCATTTTGTGAATCTTCATATTCAACATCTTCAAGGATATTAAAATTAATAAGTCGTTCATCTAAAGGAATACTGTGTTGCCATCTTTGTGCTGTTTTGTTATACCCAAAAACAAACCACCTTCTGTTGTACTGTTTTAATATATGTGGATGAAATTCAAAAGTTTTATATGTAGCATCTTTAAAACCTTTAAACTTTATTTGTAATACCTGTTTTTTTTGAATCGCTAAGTACAAAGGTTTCAAATATTTTATTCCTTTATATTCTTCATTTTGGTCATAGAATAAGATTTTGGAAGAATCTCTATTCGAATCTTCCTCATCCTGAAATTTGATTAAAGCTTCAGCTAGTTTATCATACTTTGGGTGATTTTCAAAACGCTCTAATAACTGTTGTGAAGCGTCAATTAAATATTGCTCATACTCCAATAATGGTTGTTGGGCTATTGAAAAATTGGTATCTGAATACTGAAGAATTCTAACTTTTTCTGGAAGTGGTGCTCCAAAGCCATTTTCCTTATCTCTAAACACCTTTAAATCAGCCCTAAGCGTTCTTATTTCGATACCTTCACCTGAATATATTTCAGCAATTTTATCATTTACGTATTCTAATAATTGATTAAACGTAAATGCTTTATTTCGAAAGCAGTAATCTAGTATGTTATATCTTAAGTGTGCATGTTTGCTATTTGCCATTTTAAATAATATATTATATTACTGATCTTTTATTTGACTCAGTTTGATAAAGTCTTTTTCGATTACTTCAACTCTAAATATATCACCTCTCATAAAATGAGCTTGCACCCATTTTTTATATAAAGGACCTGCAAAAATTCTTGGAGTCGCATTTGTATTGGCTGTTCTGTTTACTTTACCAATCGTGAAGTTTTTAGAATTTTCACCTAATTGAATTTTTATTTTAGACGAGTCTTCTCCAAATTGTTCTGAATATCTAACTCTTACATTAAAAAAACCGTCCTCATAGTATTTCTTACCTAATGTTACTATAAAACTATTATCTGTATTCAGAAATGAAGTATCCTTATACTTATTTTGATTAACATACTTTTCAGCACTCTCTTGAAATTCATTAAAACTTATTGCCGTTTTTTTTTTCTGACTAACTAACACATCACTCCAATCATCTAATCTTATTTCAAGGCGTTTTACTTCTTTTTCTGCTAATGGTGAACAATGTGCAATTGAAACTCTTAAACGGTTTAAGTCTATTAATACTTCATTTACAGAATTTAAGTTTCTACTAAATTTTTCAGAAAATACCTCCCAATGATTATTTATGATTTTCCTAAGATCTCCAAAAGTAGTATAGTCAATTGCACGTTCTGACCTTTTTGTATGAGAAGTATCTAATTCGTAATCTAAATTCCTTTCTACATTTCGTTTTACTCGATCGTCAATACTACTCCACCAATTTACACCATAGGCTTTTATCATGACTTCTTCAATCAATATGCGAATTGAACGCTCTAGATAATAAAACTTTTGATAATGTTTACTCATATCAAATGCCTCCTTTTCGAGTTTATTTTTAGGCTCTACTGATATGTTATTATTTGAAATTTGTATTGATTGTTTCAAGTTTGCATTATGGACTACTTGTTTATTTAATTCTTGGAATTTTTCGTTGTCAATAATATTTAGTTGAAGGAGATACTTTAAAAATTTTGGTTTATGGGAAATGATCCATTGACTAGAAACTCTATATTCTTTACTCTGAACATAAAAACTCTGTTTCCAAAATCTTTTGGACTCATTATCCATGATAGGCGCATCTATTCTTGCACAAAAAGGATAGTTTATTCCAAATATTTTTTTAGAATACTCTTTGTCCGAGAGCCTATCTAATTCCGCATTATCTTTAGAAGAGCAATAATTAAATATTAATGGTACATACGTTTTTACTAATTGACCTATTTTCAAAAGTTTTGGTTTATATTTTCTTAATTCCCGTGCAATTTTAGCTATTTGTAGCCAAAAATTAAAGATATATAATCTACTGAAATAAAGCAAAAGAAGTAAAAGAATATAAATTATTCGCTTATTTTTTTACCTATTATGACAAAATACTCTTAAACTCAAAAACTAGAATTAAATAAACTTAAAAATTGACGTAACCCCCTCATCCTTCTTTTCCAGCTCTTTCAACAATTGATTTACCCTATACTCTAATCGCTGAATATCCTTTTTTGTTGCAGGCTTATTTTCTTTAGATGTGAATATTTCTTTTGTTAACTCAACAACTCCAGAACCAATAGCTGCATTGCTTACCCCAGATAAACTTATCTGATCGATTTTAGTCTTTTGAAACTCCATTTTATTTTTGTTTGAAACCATTGAAAGTGTTGTTGCTTTTACTGTTGGTTTGTTTTTTAATTGATGTGAGCGCACTCTGCAACTGTTGCTACAAAACTTTTGCACTCCTCTTCTTTTAGGTACATATTCTTTTTTGCAGTAATGACATTGGTAATTTCTTGTTTCCATTTAGCGTTAATTTTACGTACGATTAACGTTTAATCGTTGGTTTTTATCTTTTTTTTACCTCTTTTTGAATACATTATCCAATAAGTATTGAGTTGCTTCTTCCCTACTAATTGGTGATGTCCTTCTCTTTTTAGGCCTTTTTGATATGCTAAAATCCTTCTGTAGTTTTCTCAACAACAACAATTGCTCTTCGTTGGGAAGCGCTTTAGCTATTTGATAAACTGTATCTGAATTCATATCTAATTACAAAATTAGATAGTTTATGAGCCATCAAATACCGAGTTTACTAGATACGACATGACTGTGCACGACTTAAACCAACTTTTAATGACCGTGCACAACTTTTATCAAGTTTTAAATGGAATGATTTAAGGAGTAAATCAAATAACCTCGATTATCAGAAAGCAAATGAAGGTTTAATTTATATAACCCTTTTGAATAAAAAAAGTTCTCTAAACATTTGAAGTCAATTCAATTACCTAAAAACCAATTCATTCAATTAAGCAAAATCTTCTGAATAATCAGCTGGCATTTCTGCATCGATATCTCTTAAGTATTTTTGTAAAGCATCTAACGTAACATGACCAGTAATATTCATTAATTTACTTTTAGCTTGCTGAGGAGTCATGGTTTTTACATACTTCACATATAATTTTGTAACATAAGTATGTTTGAAACTATATATACCATAATCGGACCCTAATTTGAAATGATCTTTAACAGCCTTAAAACGTTTTGAGAATTCGTTTCTTTTATTAATAGGTTCTGCATCCCAAACCTCGCCAATTTCATAGCGTCCGAATAAGTTAGCTCTTGGGTCTTTTTGTGATAAATCTGGAAGATGATCCAACAAAATTTGTGGTATAATTTTCTTTTGAACTGGTTTTGTCTTTGACTTAATGTACATCAATTTATTTTCAACATCGATATCTTCAACCTTTAGTCTACAAATCTCTATAGGACGCAAAAAACTGTAAGAAACAAATCGAATGAATAAAATCATGTAAGGATCATTCTTCTCTAGGTATTTAAAAATTTCGTCTTCCTGTTTTGGAGAATAAGTTTTATTCCTCTTTGGAACAGATTTTAACTTTGGTATTCTTTTTACAAAGTTGACAGTTATCCATTCATTATCTTCTAAAAGTTGAAATGTTGAGGCAAGATCAGTTCTTGAATTATTTCGATTTCTTGGGCTAGTTCTTTTCAGAACTTCATTTAAATACTCTGTAATAATTCTTCTAGTAATAAAACTTAATGGTTTATTCAGATATTCTTTAGACTTCAACCATTTTTTAAAAAGACCAATTCTACTACTATATTGAACAAAGGAATTTTTGTTCATCATACTTACTTTAATATCTAAAGCAAAATCAAGTGCCTCTTCTATTGTTTTTTCAGGAATCTCTTGAACCTCCTTAGGCTTTATATTTTCTTTTTTTAAATCCTTCTCCTTAACTTGATTTTTAATTTGAGGCTCTTTCTTCGATTGCGTTTTTTCCCCAGAAAGAAATTGATTTTCTAGATCAGTATTATCTTCATACGGATTAAATCCAAATTGCAATAATTGTATTAACGATTGCTGAAGTTTCCTCAAATAAGCATAACGTTCTGTTTTGGTTTTAAATCGATTGGCACCAGCTTTAATATTAGGTTGTCTAACTAATTTTCCAGACGATGGATCTCGAAAAGAAAAATAGAGATACCAAGGTCGCTCTAAAGCGTTATTTTTTTGTTTAGCTGTAAGTTTAGACCAAGTCGAAATATCTACTCCTCCAGTGTAGATTTTTGGTTCAGAATAATTCAATTTCATAGAAAAAACGTGTACGTTTTCGTGTACGTTTTGTAAAAGTAAAGAATTTAAAGGCATAAAAAAACGAATTGTGAGACACAATTCGTTGATTTAATACGCTTTACGCTAGTAGCGGGAACTGGACTCGAACCAGTGACCTTCGGGTTATGAGCCCGACGAGCTACCTACTGCTCTATCCCGCGATTTGGACTGCAAATATACAATACAAACTAAGTAGAAACCAAACTTTATTTTAATTATTTTTTTAATCAAGAAAAATTTAAACAAAGATTAAAACTAATTACCTTTGTATTATGATACATAAAGCAGGCTTTGTAAATATTATAGGTAATCCTAATGTTGGAAAATCAACTTTAATGAACGCATTAGTTGGGGAAAAACTTTCAATAATTACACCAAAAGCACAAACAACAAGGCATCGTATTTTAGGTATTGTAAATCATGATGAATATCAAGTTGTTTTCTCTGATACGCCTGGAATAATTAAACCTGCTTATGAATTACAATCTTCTATGATGGATTTTGTGAAATCTGCTTTTGAAGATGCTGATATTTTAATCTACATGGTAGAGGTTGGAGAAACTGCCTTAAAAAATGAAGCTTTTTTTAATAAAATTATCCATAGTAAAATTCCTGTAATTCTTTTATTAAATAAAATTGATAAATCAAACAAAGAAGAAGTAGATGAAAAAATAGCTTATTGGCGAAATAAGGTACCTAACTCATTTGTGTATGTTATATCTGCTTTAGAACGTTTTAATGTTGATGCTGTTTTTTATAAAATTATAGAGTTACTTCCAGAAAGCCCACCTTTTTATCCTAAAGATCAACTAACAGATAAAAATGAACGTTTTTTTGTTAACGAAAAAATAAGAGAAAAAATTCTTACACACTACAAAAAAGAAATTCCGTATTCTGTAGAAGTAGAAACCGAAAGTTTTATAGAAGAAGAGAATATTGTTAGAATTCGATCAATTATAATGGTTGAACGTGATACTCAGAAAGGTATTATAATTGGCCATAAAGGTACAGCTATAAAAAGAGTTGGTGCAGAAGCACGTAAAGACCTAGAACGCTTTTTTCAAAAAAAGGTATTTATTGAACTTTACGTAAAAGTTAATAAGAATTGGAGAAGCGATAAAAATCAACTAAAGAGATTTGGTTATCAACAATAATTATTACTACTCAGATAAATAATCTAGTTTCATTGTAATTGATGCCGTTTTTTCTTTAGAAGAGGTGTTAAAAGCGCCTCCCCAAGAATAACTCTCATTAGAATTCTGACCAGTAATTTGGAATATTCCCATTTTTGCAGAAATTAAATCACCTAATTGACCTCCAGAATTGTCAGCAATTTTCTCTGCTCTAGCTCTAGCATCTGCAGTTGCCTTAGAAATCATTTCTACTTTTAAATCAGCTAATTTTGTATAATAATACCTAGGTGGTTGAGAATAAAACTCTATGCCCTTATTTAATAATTCTGTTATTTCTCTAGAAATTTTTTCTACTGTTTCTACATTTTTCGAATCTATTTGTAAAGATTGAGTTAAAACATAGCCTAAAAATTCATCACCTGCATACTTACCATTTACATACATTGACTTATTATCTTTTCTACTCTGTACAGCCTTAAATACTATTTCATTTGCTGAAATACCTTTAGAAATTAAATATTCTGTAATAATTTTTTTATCCTTTTCAAGATTATTATAAGCCAATTTTAACTGCTTATTGGTGTTTGAGAAGGATCCTTCCCAAACAATTAAATCCGATGTAAAATTAGCATTACCCAAACCAGTTACAGAAATATTCCCTTGACCATTATTTCTATTTATAATGGCATCACCCAACAAATAGGCAGCAATAATTATTGCTATTGAAAATACGATAGAACTAAAACTTTTTTTCATAATGAAGGTATTTAACTGTCTCTAAAAATACAACTAAAAATCTTGGCTTTAATTGTATCTTTGCACCAAATTATTTTAAAAATGAACAGTATTATAGCCATTGTAGGAAGACCGAATGTTGGAAAATCGACTCTATTTAACAGATTGGTTCAAAGAAGAGAAGCTATTGTAGATTCTGTTAGTGGAGTTACAAGAGACAGGCATTATGGAAAATCTGATTGGAATGGAAAAGAATTTTCTGTTATAGACACAGGTGGTTATGCTATTGGCTCTGATGATATTTTTGAAGAAGAAATTAGAAAACAAGTAGCATTAGCCATAGATGAAGCAGATTTAATTGTTTTTGTTGTAGATGTAGAAGATGGTATAACACCTATGGATGCCGAAGTTGCTAAACTCTTAAGAAAAGTAAAAAAGCCAATTTTCATTGCAGTTAACAAAGTTGATAATGCAATGCGTGATGCAGATGCTGTTGAATTTTATAACTTAGGATTAGGTAATTATCATACAATTT belongs to Polaribacter dokdonensis and includes:
- a CDS encoding tyrosine-type recombinase/integrase; amino-acid sequence: MKLNYSEPKIYTGGVDISTWSKLTAKQKNNALERPWYLYFSFRDPSSGKLVRQPNIKAGANRFKTKTERYAYLRKLQQSLIQLLQFGFNPYEDNTDLENQFLSGEKTQSKKEPQIKNQVKEKDLKKENIKPKEVQEIPEKTIEEALDFALDIKVSMMNKNSFVQYSSRIGLFKKWLKSKEYLNKPLSFITRRIITEYLNEVLKRTSPRNRNNSRTDLASTFQLLEDNEWITVNFVKRIPKLKSVPKRNKTYSPKQEDEIFKYLEKNDPYMILFIRFVSYSFLRPIEICRLKVEDIDVENKLMYIKSKTKPVQKKIIPQILLDHLPDLSQKDPRANLFGRYEIGEVWDAEPINKRNEFSKRFKAVKDHFKLGSDYGIYSFKHTYVTKLYVKYVKTMTPQQAKSKLMNITGHVTLDALQKYLRDIDAEMPADYSEDFA
- a CDS encoding Swt1 family HEPN domain-containing protein; translation: MKQSIQISNNNISVEPKNKLEKEAFDMSKHYQKFYYLERSIRILIEEVMIKAYGVNWWSSIDDRVKRNVERNLDYELDTSHTKRSERAIDYTTFGDLRKIINNHWEVFSEKFSRNLNSVNEVLIDLNRLRVSIAHCSPLAEKEVKRLEIRLDDWSDVLVSQKKKTAISFNEFQESAEKYVNQNKYKDTSFLNTDNSFIVTLGKKYYEDGFFNVRVRYSEQFGEDSSKIKIQLGENSKNFTIGKVNRTANTNATPRIFAGPLYKKWVQAHFMRGDIFRVEVIEKDFIKLSQIKDQ
- a CDS encoding helix-turn-helix transcriptional regulator — protein: MANSKHAHLRYNILDYCFRNKAFTFNQLLEYVNDKIAEIYSGEGIEIRTLRADLKVFRDKENGFGAPLPEKVRILQYSDTNFSIAQQPLLEYEQYLIDASQQLLERFENHPKYDKLAEALIKFQDEEDSNRDSSKILFYDQNEEYKGIKYLKPLYLAIQKKQVLQIKFKGFKDATYKTFEFHPHILKQYNRRWFVFGYNKTAQRWQHSIPLDERLINFNILEDVEYEDSQNDWDAFFRTMVGVRRTSVEVEKVVLKFYHGREDYFKTKPFIPDFDEFFEEDKQDQVWFMAIINPELIQQILSYGQDVEVIQPEELKLKLKEHSKTMDSFYKE
- a CDS encoding N-6 DNA methylase, which codes for MREDNYINIDVVERISNQVWRCADLLYQSAAVDSTKLVLFLLSAYKDDAFPRIQYINDSNWVEEFFQALKHDSFYNKILNVYSDNLKSIHPNAFAEVVQCFYQIDKYQLKNNFSEVFEHLLQKFIDYQGKRSGESIQPKEISRLIIELANLDSNAKVYNPFAGLASFSIYLKDDQEYHGQEINTSTWAIGQLRLKAHSKGCSFSYELDNSIKNWNEFQKFDLIVATPPFKMRLQRPLYSNLIDNNYRDVESFLVDKGIRSLSNNGKLITVFSLSFLFSGGRLAKLKRSLIDNNLIDTIITLPSGLLSNTSIPICILIFKTISSRPGYIKFIDASSFFTKDGPRSKRLNDFKLIELINQDTENEFLRYINVEEIYNNDFDLSVGRYFLKDIQGTKISDFSSIIRGLRAPINEHMKQVQIRNLKGDVFDSVLTTEELENTLINRGAFRVIDESCLLIATRWNTLKPTFFKYTGEPIVISQAIVALRLNENIVNPTFLINEFSADYVLKQLNSYRVGSVQPMLRKKDLENIKFQLPSIQEQRAKVSGIIELTKRLRKIETEKENILSGIHKEETESSTSLSHILGKPLLSIGSSIEIIQNALSNLDPNWKSYLISQKRQFTLVDAFDSITKNVKYIQELADKNTSLVSVSNFELSELHFLKFLSEFVKDEKKSLNNNISLKLDIHEDIKELMDNQVLIKGNPQKLRIALVNLLDNAKIHAFTNKEKSNKIVIEILPFTNNEEVASYFNYDIDVKKSYVEVKISNTGNSFPKDFTLKDYSRKNFSAGKTRNRGLGGYEVNEILKAHNEGKNALNIVSNKEDSEYSTTVSFIIPIL
- a CDS encoding DUF2130 domain-containing protein, with amino-acid sequence MKDNHVKCPNCKEVFKVDDAVYNNIVNQVRDQQFQEELNTHLDNAEKDKKSAIELAEERLRNIMQKQIDNKDKKIQELELKSKSALIEEVSKKDIEISQLQSKLQQAENEKKIALQTAVNSIEKEKNQLENDIKLKEAEKVNLEKSLKEEFRLEKDHIAKELQLKDDEIQRLKDFKQKQSTKMLGENLEQHCENSFNQLRATGFQNAYFEKDNDASGGTKGDYIFKEEDEQGNEIVSIMFEMKNQNDETATKKKNEDFFAKLDKDRKAKGCEYAVLVSMLEADSDYYNTGIVDVSYRYPKMYVVRPQFFIQIITLLRNSGMKSLQYKQELNIMRNQNVDITNFEDKIEEFKTGFARNYDLASRKFMTAISEIDKTISHLEKTKAALLSSENNLRLANNKAEDLTIKKLIYNNPTMKEKFNNLKE